One Clostridia bacterium DNA segment encodes these proteins:
- a CDS encoding IS110 family transposase, whose translation MVKAQKMALVRGNVLIVGIDVAKKRHYARVYNQMKLDVVKPFHFHNTREGFYRLVSKIEEARSKEGAASVVIGVEPTGHYWKPLAWFLQEQGYQVVIVNPYHVKGSKEMVD comes from the coding sequence GTGGTAAAGGCTCAAAAGATGGCTCTAGTTCGGGGCAATGTCCTTATCGTAGGGATTGACGTAGCCAAGAAGCGGCACTACGCCAGGGTCTACAACCAAATGAAGCTCGATGTAGTTAAGCCGTTCCACTTTCATAATACCAGAGAGGGCTTTTATCGTCTAGTCTCCAAGATCGAAGAGGCGCGGAGCAAGGAAGGTGCTGCAAGCGTAGTCATTGGTGTGGAGCCTACCGGGCACTACTGGAAGCCGTTGGCCTGGTTTTTACAGGAACAGGGCTACCAGGTGGTTATAGTCAACCCTTATCATGTCAAGGGCAGCAAAGAGATGGTGGAC
- a CDS encoding ABC transporter permease produces MGVAITVYFVENPGGAMAARVLTYGHISTLVCQHVGMVVLSSLLAIAVAIPLGIMCSRPRLRVLGVVAENLVNLGQTIPSIAIIALFFTVLGLGFKTALFALWLYSLLPILRNTYAGIISIPPGVLEAARGMGMRPWRILTRIELPLAFPIIVAGIRTAVVVNVGTATLATFIGAGGFGHLIVTGISVQRPQLLLTGCTLSAVLAMLCDHLLGKMEEKLKTTV; encoded by the coding sequence ATGGGGGTTGCCATTACCGTTTATTTCGTTGAAAACCCCGGCGGTGCCATGGCCGCACGGGTGCTCACTTATGGCCATATAAGCACCCTCGTGTGCCAGCATGTAGGCATGGTAGTTCTATCCTCGCTGCTGGCGATAGCTGTGGCGATTCCGCTAGGCATTATGTGTAGCCGGCCTCGGCTAAGGGTGCTGGGCGTGGTAGCGGAGAACCTGGTTAATCTGGGTCAAACCATACCCAGCATTGCCATAATCGCCCTCTTTTTTACTGTTTTGGGCCTGGGCTTTAAGACCGCCCTCTTTGCCCTTTGGCTCTACTCGCTGCTACCCATCTTGCGTAATACCTACGCCGGGATTATAAGCATACCACCGGGCGTTCTGGAGGCGGCAAGGGGCATGGGGATGCGCCCCTGGCGCATACTTACCCGGATTGAGCTTCCCTTAGCCTTTCCTATAATCGTAGCCGGAATCAGGACCGCAGTGGTGGTGAACGTGGGTACAGCCACGCTGGCTACTTTCATAGGCGCAGGAGGCTTCGGGCACCTGATTGTCACCGGCATCTCGGTGCAGAGGCCCCAGTTGCTGCTTACCGGCTGCACCCTTAGCGCCGTTTTGGCCATGCTTTGTGACCACCTGCTAGGAAAAATGGAGGAGAAACTTAAAACTACCGTCTAG
- a CDS encoding betaine/proline/choline family ABC transporter ATP-binding protein (Members of the family are the ATP-binding subunit of ABC transporters for substrates such as betaine, L-proline or other amino acids, choline, carnitine, etc. The substrate specificity is best determined from the substrate-binding subunit, rather than this subunit, as it interacts with the permease subunit and not with substrate directly.), with the protein MIRLENVTKIFPGQQVPAVKDLTFEVPRGEICVLLGPSGCGKTTTMKMINRLIEPTAGRIYIDGQYVAQLDLIELRQNIGYVIQEIGLFPHMTIAENIATVPREKGWPAKRIRERVDEMLELVGLDPAEYRHRKPADLSGGQRQRVGVARALAGDPPILLMDEPFGAVDPITRAHLQNEFLSLQKQLHKTVIFVTHDIDEAIKMGDRIAIMREGELVQYDPPDRLLSAPANEFVVALVGRNRSLKRLHLMKAGEVRRNNTPSVLPDTPVQEAKKALESSSLPVLLVVDNRNRVRGVINREELLLYQGEGLIDQLATPVQSVAEEDATLYDTLSTMLSCGERYVVVMNKQGELRGVITFGYLLELMKENGS; encoded by the coding sequence TTGATTAGGCTAGAAAACGTCACCAAGATATTTCCGGGCCAACAGGTTCCGGCAGTGAAGGATCTGACTTTTGAGGTACCACGCGGAGAAATATGTGTCCTACTGGGGCCTTCCGGGTGCGGAAAGACTACCACCATGAAAATGATCAACCGTCTGATTGAACCTACTGCGGGTCGTATTTATATCGACGGACAGTATGTCGCCCAACTAGATCTCATTGAGTTGCGCCAAAACATAGGCTATGTCATTCAGGAAATAGGCCTATTCCCGCATATGACCATTGCGGAAAATATCGCCACCGTGCCTCGCGAGAAGGGTTGGCCAGCAAAGAGAATACGCGAGCGCGTGGACGAAATGTTGGAACTCGTAGGGCTGGACCCGGCAGAATACCGCCACCGCAAGCCGGCCGACCTAAGTGGCGGGCAAAGACAAAGAGTGGGCGTGGCCCGCGCCCTGGCCGGGGACCCGCCTATATTACTTATGGACGAACCCTTTGGCGCGGTAGACCCCATTACACGTGCCCACCTGCAGAACGAATTCTTATCGTTGCAAAAGCAGCTCCACAAGACCGTTATCTTCGTTACCCATGATATCGACGAGGCCATCAAAATGGGGGACAGAATTGCGATTATGCGTGAGGGAGAACTGGTGCAGTACGATCCACCAGATCGGTTGCTCAGTGCCCCGGCCAATGAATTCGTGGTTGCGCTGGTAGGCCGTAATCGGTCCCTTAAACGCCTACACCTAATGAAGGCCGGTGAAGTGCGCAGAAATAACACCCCCTCCGTCCTGCCCGATACCCCGGTGCAGGAGGCCAAGAAGGCACTGGAATCTTCGTCCCTCCCGGTGCTCCTGGTTGTGGATAACCGGAACCGCGTGAGGGGCGTTATTAACCGGGAGGAATTATTGCTCTACCAAGGCGAGGGTCTTATAGATCAGCTGGCCACCCCGGTGCAGAGCGTTGCCGAAGAAGATGCCACCCTCTACGATACTCTATCCACGATGCTTAGCTGCGGCGAACGTTACGTGGTCGTGATGAATAAGCAGGGGGAACTGCGCGGGGTCATCACCTTTGGCTATCTACTGGAGTTGATGAAGGAAAATGGCTCCTAA
- a CDS encoding ABC transporter permease, whose translation MNFWAFTTSRWHEILDLTGEHILIVTIAVTTAIVLGVALGILITYWRSLAGPVLYSCQVVMTIPSLALVGLLIPVFGIGYKVGVITLILYSLLPIVRNTYTGIKQIDPAIIEAARGMGMRESTILRRIKFPMAWPVILAGIRTAVVMIVGIAAIVSYVGAGGLGKFIFRGISQWNLQLVLLGALCVSLLAIIADGLLRWIESRSRLL comes from the coding sequence GTGAACTTCTGGGCCTTCACGACCTCTCGCTGGCACGAAATCCTAGATCTCACGGGCGAACATATCCTCATTGTAACCATCGCCGTGACGACAGCCATAGTACTGGGGGTAGCCCTAGGAATACTGATTACCTATTGGCGGTCTCTGGCCGGCCCCGTTCTCTATTCTTGCCAGGTGGTTATGACGATACCTAGCCTTGCGCTGGTCGGTCTCCTTATACCGGTGTTTGGGATTGGCTACAAGGTCGGAGTAATTACCTTAATCCTTTATTCCTTGTTACCCATCGTGCGCAATACGTACACGGGCATCAAGCAGATCGATCCGGCGATCATCGAAGCGGCGCGCGGCATGGGAATGAGAGAGAGCACTATACTCCGGCGGATAAAGTTTCCTATGGCCTGGCCCGTAATCCTGGCCGGCATCCGCACGGCGGTGGTAATGATCGTGGGGATTGCCGCTATTGTCTCCTACGTGGGAGCCGGGGGCCTGGGCAAATTCATCTTCCGGGGAATTTCTCAGTGGAACCTACAATTGGTGCTGCTCGGCGCCCTCTGCGTTTCTCTTTTGGCCATAATTGCCGACGGGTTGCTCAGGTGGATAGAAAGCAGGTCGCGCCTTTTATGA
- a CDS encoding DUF2283 domain-containing protein, which translates to MSLKVHYDPEVDVLYIGHAGQEEEAEEIYPGITLEKDRNGNLLGIELLNASQLLKNVLESLQKRASA; encoded by the coding sequence GTGAGCCTGAAGGTTCACTACGACCCCGAAGTGGACGTTCTGTACATTGGCCATGCGGGTCAGGAGGAAGAGGCGGAAGAGATTTACCCCGGAATCACGCTGGAAAAAGACAGGAATGGAAACCTCCTCGGCATAGAACTGCTGAATGCCTCCCAGCTTCTCAAGAACGTCCTCGAGTCGCTACAGAAACGGGCGTCCGCATAA
- a CDS encoding homocysteine synthase, translating to MKKTHYRFATLAVHAGQQPDPATGARAVPIYQTTSYVFRDAEHAARLFALEEQGNIYTRMMNPTTAVFEERVAALEGGVGALATASGHAAITLAVCNLARCGEEIVSSQSLYGGTYSLFRYTLPKLGIRVRFVDPSDPGNFARAITPATRAVYVETIGNPRLDVPDLAGIAEVAHGAGVPLIVDNTFATPYLCRPLEHGADIVVHSATKFIGGHGTSMGGIIVDGGRFDWGNGRFPEFTEPDPSYHGLRYWSTYGKRAYIVKARLQLLRDFGACLSPFNSFLFLQGLETLPLRMQRHSENALTVAQYLRDHPAAAWVAYPGLPEHPSHPQAARYLENGYGAVVTFGIRGGVEAGRRFMEELRLFSLLANVGDAKSLVIHPASTTHQQLSPEDQLAAGVTPDLVRLSIGLEDVEDLLEDLEQALNLATGR from the coding sequence ATGAAGAAGACGCACTACCGTTTTGCCACCCTGGCGGTTCATGCCGGGCAGCAGCCGGATCCGGCCACCGGAGCCCGGGCGGTTCCCATTTACCAGACCACCTCCTACGTTTTCCGCGACGCCGAGCACGCGGCCCGGCTATTTGCCCTGGAGGAGCAGGGGAACATTTACACCCGGATGATGAACCCAACCACCGCGGTGTTCGAGGAGCGGGTGGCCGCCCTGGAGGGAGGGGTGGGGGCGCTGGCTACGGCCTCGGGCCATGCCGCCATCACCCTGGCGGTGTGCAATCTGGCCCGGTGCGGGGAGGAAATCGTTTCCTCGCAGTCGCTTTACGGCGGCACCTACAGCCTGTTCCGGTACACTCTTCCCAAACTGGGCATCCGGGTTCGCTTCGTGGACCCCTCGGATCCGGGCAACTTCGCTCGGGCCATCACTCCCGCCACCCGGGCCGTCTACGTGGAAACCATCGGCAACCCCCGGCTCGACGTGCCGGACCTGGCGGGCATCGCCGAGGTGGCCCACGGCGCGGGCGTCCCCCTGATTGTCGACAACACCTTCGCCACCCCTTACCTCTGCCGGCCTCTGGAGCACGGCGCGGACATAGTGGTGCATTCGGCCACCAAGTTCATCGGCGGTCACGGCACCTCCATGGGCGGAATAATCGTGGACGGGGGCCGGTTTGACTGGGGCAACGGCCGCTTCCCCGAGTTTACCGAACCCGACCCGAGCTACCACGGCCTGCGCTATTGGTCCACCTACGGGAAGCGGGCGTACATTGTCAAGGCCAGGCTGCAGCTGCTGCGGGACTTCGGGGCCTGCCTCAGCCCTTTTAACTCCTTCCTGTTCCTGCAGGGGCTGGAGACCCTGCCCCTGCGCATGCAGCGCCACAGCGAGAATGCCCTGACGGTGGCGCAGTATTTGCGGGACCATCCCGCGGCAGCCTGGGTAGCCTATCCGGGTTTGCCCGAACACCCCAGCCACCCGCAGGCGGCCCGCTACCTGGAAAACGGTTACGGCGCCGTGGTTACCTTCGGGATCCGGGGCGGGGTAGAGGCGGGCAGGCGGTTTATGGAGGAACTGCGTTTGTTCTCGCTTCTGGCCAACGTGGGGGACGCGAAGTCTCTGGTCATCCACCCGGCCAGCACCACCCACCAGCAGCTTTCGCCGGAAGATCAGCTGGCGGCCGGGGTAACGCCGGACCTGGTCCGGCTCTCCATCGGTCTGGAGGATGTGGAGGACTTGCTGGAAGACCTTGAGCAGGCTCTAAACCTGGCGACGGGACGGTAA